One window of the Rhodohalobacter sp. SW132 genome contains the following:
- a CDS encoding DUF4956 domain-containing protein, which yields MQDWLYFGDTAPLPTDLTTLLMGLLLAFLCGQLLAWVYMFTHTGLSYSRTFVSSLIIIPITVALVMMVLDNNLVTAFSLLAVFAIVRFRNILRDTLDTVYILSLIVIGMSCGTQKFTTAIMGTGIVSVALTYIWYTNFGSRQRYDLILNLNWSQPISRIKQFESFLKRHAINLKLASQSSGGNLETAHLSYRLRLRDPDRVDELLDEVKKFEGVSQVSSLRAEDESEI from the coding sequence ATGCAAGACTGGCTATACTTTGGAGATACGGCTCCGCTGCCCACGGACCTGACAACCCTGCTGATGGGGCTGCTTCTCGCATTTCTGTGCGGTCAGCTTCTGGCGTGGGTCTATATGTTTACGCACACCGGCCTTTCCTACTCGAGAACGTTTGTCAGCTCGCTGATTATCATCCCGATAACGGTAGCTCTTGTGATGATGGTTCTCGATAACAACCTTGTAACCGCATTTAGTCTGCTGGCTGTGTTTGCGATTGTCCGTTTTCGGAATATTCTTCGCGATACACTTGATACGGTCTATATCCTGTCGCTGATTGTGATCGGGATGTCGTGCGGCACGCAAAAATTTACGACGGCGATTATGGGAACCGGAATTGTATCGGTGGCGCTAACCTATATCTGGTATACAAATTTTGGATCCCGGCAGCGGTATGATCTGATTCTGAACCTGAACTGGAGCCAGCCGATCTCCCGTATCAAACAGTTTGAAAGTTTTCTGAAGCGTCACGCGATAAATTTAAAGCTCGCATCCCAAAGTTCGGGAGGGAATCTTGAAACCGCACATTTGTCGTACCGGCTGCGTTTGCGTGATCCCGACAGGGTGGACGAGCTTCTGGATGAAGTAAAAAAGTTTGAAGGCGTCTCACAGGTGAGCAGCCTGAGGGCAGAAGATGAATCGGAGATTTAG
- a CDS encoding HlyD family secretion protein, whose protein sequence is MRKQQYEPIPIPWKQRLREIRVRFLPLIVFLCVSTAVYFLWEDRVQSPGAIGEVVADTRTVSSPARGRLAGFSFLEFDEVREGDFLGEIITTDPIRAEAQIEVLRSEVEYIRQSLEPVIDEERNRLNVQDLRVDMMQQRIQLAEAQLQYRQSAADFNRIEQLYERGLSSEQEYELALLQMETDETRVEQTELLIEDIAESLQEIREFGEYSTQTDRNPMAASIEMQNRRIESLERELEPRRIYAPGNGVVSLIYHRSGEYVDAGVPILKIEEKEPAYIVGYIRQPFTVEPEVGMEVEIRTRKPGRDFVRSHITRLGGHMRLIEQHLQRPGAIYESGLPVQIALDQNLEELTFTPGEIVDIVLMAN, encoded by the coding sequence ATGAGAAAGCAGCAGTACGAGCCGATACCGATTCCCTGGAAACAGCGGTTACGAGAAATCAGGGTGCGATTTTTACCTCTGATCGTCTTTTTGTGTGTATCCACAGCAGTATACTTTTTATGGGAAGATCGGGTTCAATCTCCCGGTGCGATCGGCGAGGTAGTTGCAGATACCCGAACTGTATCCAGCCCTGCGAGAGGGCGGCTGGCGGGTTTTTCATTTTTGGAGTTTGATGAAGTACGAGAGGGCGATTTTCTCGGGGAGATTATCACCACAGACCCTATCCGTGCTGAAGCACAAATAGAAGTACTCCGGAGTGAAGTGGAATATATTCGTCAGAGCCTGGAGCCTGTAATCGATGAGGAGCGAAATCGCCTGAACGTTCAGGATCTCAGAGTTGATATGATGCAGCAGCGCATTCAGCTTGCCGAGGCACAGCTTCAGTATCGCCAGTCTGCCGCCGATTTTAACCGAATTGAACAGCTGTACGAGCGCGGCCTGTCATCCGAGCAGGAGTATGAACTGGCTCTTCTGCAAATGGAGACCGATGAAACCCGTGTTGAACAAACCGAGCTTCTGATCGAGGACATCGCGGAGTCGCTTCAGGAGATCCGGGAGTTTGGGGAGTATAGCACGCAAACCGACCGTAACCCGATGGCAGCATCTATTGAAATGCAAAATCGAAGGATTGAATCCCTCGAACGTGAGCTGGAGCCGAGAAGAATCTATGCACCCGGGAATGGGGTTGTTAGTCTTATTTACCATCGGTCCGGAGAATATGTGGATGCAGGTGTACCGATTCTCAAAATTGAAGAAAAAGAACCGGCCTATATTGTGGGATATATTCGTCAGCCGTTCACGGTTGAGCCCGAAGTGGGGATGGAAGTTGAAATTCGCACACGCAAACCGGGCCGTGATTTTGTGCGGTCACATATCACCCGGCTGGGAGGGCACATGCGTCTGATTGAACAACATCTGCAGAGACCGGGAGCCATTTATGAAAGCGGACTGCCGGTACAGATTGCGCTTGATCAAAATTTAGAAGAGCTCACCTTTACGCCCGGCGAGATTGTTGATATTGTGTTGATGGCGAATTGA